The Zingiber officinale cultivar Zhangliang chromosome 9A, Zo_v1.1, whole genome shotgun sequence genome window below encodes:
- the LOC122020565 gene encoding uncharacterized protein At4g08330, chloroplastic-like, whose translation MAVYRCSGCGADLNLSAAHLYPTDAPFEAGNKGTLSFSWVDDALLRFDKEDRIKPFFETPNYWGILRRRTRLHCDACGHLLGHVYEDGLPAIHGPGQDFPRPARYRFKIKALNISSY comes from the exons ATGGCTGTATACCG GTGCTCTGGCTGCGGCGCGGATCTCAACCTCAGCGCCGCCCACCTGTACCCGACGGACGCCCCGTTCGAGGCCGGCAACAAGGGCACGCTCTCCTTCTCCTGGGTCGACGACGCCCTGCTCCGCTTCGATAAGGAGGACCGGATCAAGCCCTTCTTCGAGACCCCCAACTACTGGGGCATCCTGCGCCGGCGCACCCGCCTCCACTGCGACGCCTGCGGCCACCTCCTCGGCCACGTCTACGAGGACGGCCTGCCGGCGATACACGGCCCCGGCCAGGACTTCCCGCGCCCCGCCAGGTACCGATTCAAGATCAAGGCCCTCAATATCTCTTCCTATTGA
- the LOC122020603 gene encoding GDSL esterase/lipase EXL3-like → MKGARTTSISICCMLILLLENSQAETKWQNKTRTPAIIVFGDSIVDPGNNNAIVTMVKCNFAPYGKDFPRGQATGRFSNGKIPSDIMASNLGIKQYVPAYLGTELSAFDILTGVSFASGGSGYDPLTSELVQAISMTQQLNLFKEYKQKLKEIAGEKRANAIISKSLYSVITGTDDLANTYFSTPVRSVEYDLPSYIKFVVQCASSFLQELYHLGARKVAVTGVSPIGCLPSQRSLAGGIERECVTRYNEAVLMFNSVLAKEIQRLNYTLPGSEFLFVDMYDIFLDMIQHPNAYGFEEVAKGCCGTGIFEVTKTCNRFTAGVCEDVSKYLFWDVYHPTERGYKIMIQKLQTKYSPFFN, encoded by the exons ATGAAGGGAGCAAGGACTACATCGATCTCTATTTGCTGTATGCTCATCCTTTTGCTAGAGAACTCTCAAGCCGAGACTAAGTGGCAAAACAAAACAAGAACTCCGGCGATTATCGTTTTCGGTGACTCAATAGTCGACCCGGGCAACAACAATGCGATCGTCACTATGGTCAAGTGCAACTTCGCGCCGTACGGGAAGGACTTCCCCAGGGGTCAAGCCACCGGCAGGTTCAGCAATGGCAAGATCCCCTCAGACATCATGG CTTCTAATCTAGGAATCAAGCAATACGTGCCGGCGTATCTCGGAACTGAGCTCAGCGCGTTCGATATCCTCACCGGCGTAAGCTTCGCCTCCGGTGGCTCGGGATACGACCCCCTCACCAGTGAACTAGTG CAAGCCATATCGATGACTCAGCAACTGAATTTGTTCAAGGAGTACAAGCAAAAGCTGAAAGAGATTGCAGGAGAGAAAAGGGCAAATGCCATAATCTCCAAGAGCCTCTACTCTGTGATCACGGGGACTGATGACCTAGCCAACACATATTTTTCAACCCCTGTTCGAAGCGTAGAGTATGATCTACCTTCCTATATCAAATTTGTGGTGCAATGTGCTTCGAGTTTCTTGCAG GAACTTTACCACTTGGGGGCTCGAAAGGTGGCCGTTACCGGAGTTTCTCCGATTGGATGTCTACCGTCACAAAGGAGCTTAGCCGGAGGAATCGAAAGAGAATGCGTCACTCGCTACAACGAAGCTGTCCTCATGTTCAACTCTGTTCTAGCAAAAGAGATCCAGAGGCTGAATTATACTCTGCCGGGATCAGAGTTTCTTTTCGTCGATATGTATGACATTTTTCTCGATATGATACAGCACCCAAATGCTTACG GATTCGAAGAGGTAGCGAAGGGATGCTGTGGCACAGGGATCTTTGAGGTCACGAAGACTTGCAACAGATTCACAGCGGGAGTCTGTGAAGATGTTTCAAAGTACCTATTCTGGGATGTCTATCATCCAACAGAAAGAGGCTACAAGATCATGATACAAAAACTTCAAACAAAGTATAGTCCATTCTTTAACTGA